Proteins encoded together in one Ogataea parapolymorpha DL-1 chromosome III, whole genome shotgun sequence window:
- a CDS encoding ADP-ribosylation factor-like protein 1, which yields MGNVFSGIFGRLWGVNKEIRILILGLDGAGKTTILYKLQMGEVVKTKPTIGFNVETLTYKNISINMWDLGGQTSIRPYWRCYYANTAAVIFVVDSTDKERIEVAKKELHMMLKEDELTDSALLVFANKQDQPGALTAAEVSKALGLVDLKDRSWSIVASSAIKGEGLSEGLDWLIDVIKEEQM from the coding sequence ATGGGAAACGTCTTTAGCGGCATTTTTGGGCGACTCTGGGGCGTGAACAAGGAGATCCGCATTCTCATTCTCGGTCTGGACGGCGCGGGCAAGACCACCATTCTGTATAAGCTGCAAATGGGCGAGGTGGTGAAGACCAAGCCTACGATCGGATTCAACGTCGAAACACTAACATACAAAAACATATCCATCAACATGTGGGACCTGGGTGGGCAAACATCGATCCGTCCGTACTGGCGATGCTACTACGCCAACACCGCAGCAGTGATCTTTGTTGTCGATTCCACGGACAAGGAGCGTATAGAGGTGGCCAAAAAGGAATTACACATGATGctgaaggaggacgagctcaCAGACAGCGCATTGCTCGTGTTTGCCAACAAGCAGGATCAGCCGGGCGCCTTGACGGCGGCCGAGGTGTCGAAGGCACTGGGACTGGTGGATCTGAAAGACCGCAGTTGGAGCATCGTTGCGTCCAGTGCCATCAAGGGCGAAGGACTGTCCGAGGGCCTCGATTGGCTCATCGACGTGATTAAAGAGGAGCAGATGTAA
- a CDS encoding Prephenate dehydrogenase [NADP(+)] has translation MILADSEIATLKATKTIGIIGLGDMGLLYARRFSQAGWNVCGCDREENYEKFSAEPFEVLKNGHLVSRKSDLVIYSVEAENIAKVVKMYAPSTKLGAVVGGQTSCKQAEIRAFEEYLPEDLDIVSMHSLHGPNVDTTGQPLVLIKHRASDASFNLVESLLSCLNSKHVYLSFQEHDRITADTQAVTHAAFLSMGVAWHNNNQYPWETPKWLGGIENAKINISLRIYSNKYHVYAGLAITNPSAHEQILQYANSCTELFSLMIQNKGDELRRRVFAAKQAVFGKLPKDHTLLLDDNLLQQYSLSKIPPEGKQPNSHLSLLAIVDSWSCLGIVPYDHIICSTPLFRIFLGVTEYLFCTPGLLEECLEDGLSKTSFRQDDLNFVIAAREWSSIVSFGDYGLYKDRFVKTQNFFMPMIGEANKTGNEMIKTILQRVAEREGGPVAGQE, from the coding sequence ATGATTTTAGCTGATTCTGAGATCGCCACTCTCAAGGCGACAAAAACCATTGGCATCATCGGCCTCGGCGACATGGGCCTCCTGTATGCCCGCCGATTTAGCCAGGCCGGCTGGAACGTGTGTGGCTGCGACAGAGAGGAGAACTACGAAAAGTTCAGCGCCGAGCCGTTTGAGGTGCTAAAAAACGGGCATCTGGTCTCGCGTAAAAGCGACTTGGTCATTTACAGCGTGGAGGCCGAGAACATCGCCAAGGTCGTCAAGATGTACGCGCCATCCACCAAGCTCGGCGCCGTCGTGGGCGGCCAGACCTCCTGCAAACAGGCCGAGATCCGGGCGTTTGAAGAGTATTTACCTGAAGACCTGGATATCGTGTCGATGCACTCGTTGCACGGACCGAACGTTGACACCACGGGCCAGCCGCTGGTGCTGATCAAACACCGCGCCAGCGACGCTAGCTTCAACCTGGTCGAGTCGCTGCTGTCGTGTCTGAACTCCAAACACGTTTATCTGAGCTTCCAGGAACACGACAGAATCACAGCCGACACACAGGCTGTGACCCACGCGGCATTTCTCAGCATGGGGGTGGCCTGgcacaacaacaaccagtACCCCTGGGAGACCCCGAAATGGCTGGGAGGAATAGAGAAtgccaaaatcaacatcAGTCTCAGAATCTACAGCAACAAGTACCACGTCTACGCAGGCCTCGCAATCACGAATCCGTCGGCCCACGAGCAGATTTTGCAATATGCCAACTCGTGCACGGAGCTGTTTTCGCTCATGATCCAGAACAAGGGCGACGAGCTGCGGCGCAGAGTGTTTGCTGCCAAACAGGCCGTTTTCGGGAAGCTACCTAAGGACCACACTCTATTGCTCGACGACaacctgctccagcagtACTCGCTGAGTAAGATCCCTCCAGAGGGCAAGCAGCCTAACTCGCACCTGTCGCTTTTGGCAATTGTGGATAGCTGGAGCTGTCTGGGCATTGTGCCGTACGACCACATCATTTGCTCCACTCCGCTGTTTCGTATTTTCCTCGGCGTGACAGAGTATCTGTTTTGCACGCCTGGCCTACTGGAGGAGTGTCTGGAGGACGGTCTGAGCAAGACCTCGTTCCGTCAGGACGATTTGAATTTTGTCATTGCCGCACGCGAATGGTCGAGCATCGTTTCGTTCGGAGACTACGGGCTGTACAAGGACAGGTTTGTTAAGACCCAGAATTTCTTCATGCCGATGATCGGCGAGGCTAACAAGACAGGCAACGAGATGATCAAGACGATTCTCCAGCGAGTTGCGGAGCGTGAGGGCGGCCCTGTCGCGGGCCAAGAATAA
- a CDS encoding Glycerophosphodiester phosphodiesterase GDE1, with product MKFGKTFLGHQVPEWQHSYMNYKALKKQIKAISQQQLELLAKDPEADTLNDPDIRAELASFFFNLDRNIEKVDDFYNKQYSEYERRLKKITSVLAPSQLQFNDDEEADEVIGIMLELRNCFRNLKWFGELNRRGFRKILKKLDKKVGTNRQEVYLSARIYPLPFSNESDIIRNLNQINLYLNQLLPSNETNKNPIPIDMYNETAVQQANKNINSSAASSISNIDMNIISSSSSSLLPPAGPYNGGVKPFKPTPMDNYLEHIQKDDPESLNQALIKDFMSPVLAPLKLLISLLNKATLNLSYKCIDALLEIIPILSDSSDISGRNFIHHHVIALGKQYVKKKEQQVESQTIPVAHTPADINFRLVSTFGPDGINSNDSSQGLLYIFEHLPAHLKFAILQKDTYKRTPLHYAAQYGLKEVTHIILEFLKKWGLYNENISLDDKHVWGDSELLTPLHLSILGTHPRTTAVLIDAMNDKVALTCPELLLIATRLDSPGIIESLLRCKGASIDYADPDTKETALYIAAKLDLRKSVEFLLSRGANTELGEATFGWTPVFVAAAEGYKDVVQLLIDHGAKFDLQDLSGWTPREHACLRGHLDIARILTPKDYDPYKLLESKPISPVLSPQTKPYNMSELATSLDRISDSNNEHNVLKHLRQQRSASPNARPVKSFGHQYLKPNESLILITLGTTDLRDKTPAIDLKRVPLSKAHSTELDTALSIVINAKNLDQPSVLLDLPLDDNHGGASDPISFKCVDKDPLDTVIFFDIVPTYQSVEENREKKILGRAAALLRSAYTKVGPNLRSLSNSISLPILESDTLEVLGTIKFEIMLITPFRHPKMVLDRPETYWKSLVSSRVIGHRGNGMNSRDRKSLQLGENTVESFIAAASLGASYVEFDVQLTKDHVPVVYHDFLVAESGMDVPMHALTLEQFLGLNNTDSNKQSGIKESRDDYYLYKKSRGRAASFEPRTSVPKEKDGDDFSPENERMKLTKTWKLKQYKGNSRGSSIASSFVTLVELFKKVPKNVGFNIECKYPMLDEAEHEDMGQIAIDLNHYVDTVLKVVYENADGRDIIFSSFHPDVCVLLSLKQPSIPILYLTEAGTQPMADVRASSLQSAIRFARKWNLLGIVSAADTIVMCPRLASVVKASGLVCVTYGAANNDPENAKLEMAAGVDAVIVDSVLAVRKELTKTRNEDVRLLSG from the coding sequence ATGAAGTTTGGAAAGACGTTCCTGGGCCACCAGGTCCCGGAATGGCAACACTCATACATGAATTACAAGGCCctgaaaaaacagatcAAGGCCATTTCCCAGCAGCAGTTAGAGCTCTTGGCAAAAGACCCCGAGGCCGACACTTTGAACGACCCTGACATTCGGGCGGAGCtggcttcttttttcttcaatcTTGACCGAAATATAGAGAAAGTTGACGATTTCTACAACAAGCAGTACAGTGAGTACGAGAGGCGTCTCAAGAAGATAACAAGTGTTCTGGCGCCGTCACAGCTGCAGTTCAATGATGACGAAGAGGCGGACGAGGTGATAGGCATCATGCTCGAGTTGCGGAACTGCTTCCGTAACCTGAAATGGTTCGGGGAGCTCAACAGACGCGGCTTTCGGAAGattctcaaaaagctcgatAAGAAAGTCGGAACCAACCGGCAGGAAGTCTACCTCAGTGCTCGTATCTATCCGCTGCCTTTCTCCAACGAGTCTGACATCATCCGTAATTTGAACCAGATCAATCTGTAtctgaaccagctgcttcCTTCCAACGAGACTAACAAGAACCCTATTCCGATCGACATGTACAATGAAACGGCTGTGCAACAGGCAAACAAGAACATAAACTCCTCTGCTGCATCGTCGATCTCCAATATAGACATGAACATaatcagctcgtcgtcgtcgtctctTTTACCACCTGCAGGCCCTTACAACGGAGGCGTCAAGCCCTTCAAACCTACTCCGATGGACAACTATCTCGAGCACATCCAGAAAGATGACCCCGAGAGCTTGAATCAGGCTTTGATCAAGGACTTTATGTCTCCTGTTCTTGCTCCTTTGAAGCTGCTCATttcgctgctcaacaaggcAACCTTGAATCTCAGCTATAAGTGTATCGACGCGCTTTTGGAGATCATCCCCATTTTGTCTGATTCTTCCGACATTAGCGGCAGAAATTTTATCCACCACCATGTGATTGCTCTGGGAAAACAGTatgtcaagaagaaggagcagcaggtcgaGAGCCAGACCATTCCGGTGGCCCATACGCCTGCGGATATTAATTTTAGACTGGTTTCAACATTTGGCCCCGACGGAATAAACTCGAACGACTCTTCGCAGGGTCTGCTGTACATTTTTGAGCACCTGCCTGCGCACTTGAAGTTTGCCATTTTGCAGAAAGACACGTACAAACGGACTCCACTCCACTACGCGGCACAATACGGCCTCAAAGAGGTGACCCATATTATTcttgaatttttgaaaaaatgggGGCTTTACAACGAGAACATTTCTTTGGACGACAAACATGTGTGGGGAGACTCTGAGCTGCTGACGCCTTTGCATCTTTCAATTCTCGGCACCCACCCAAGGACCACAGCGGTACTGATTGATGCCATGAACGATAAGGTTGCACTGACCTGTCCTGAGCTGCTTCTGATAGCCACACGACTGGACTCTCCGGGAATTATTGAGTCGCTGCTCAGATGCAAGGGAGCCAGCATCGACTACGCAGATCCAGACACCAAGGAAACGGCGCTCTATATTGCTGCCAAGTTGGACCTAAGGAAATCCGTTGAGTTCCTGTTATCCAGGGGAGCGAACACGGAGCTGGGTGAGGCTACGTTTGGATGGACGCCTGTTTTCGTGGCGGCCGCTGAAGGATATAAAGACGTGGTCCAGCTGCTTATCGATCATGGTGCCAAGTTTGATTTGCAAGACCTCAGTGGCTGGACGCCGCGAGAACACGCTTGCTTGAGAGGCCATCTGGACATTGCTCGGATTCTCACGCCAAAAGACTACGATCCTTAtaagctgctggagtccAAACCTATTTCCCCAGTGTTATCGCCGCAAACCAAGCCGTACAACATGAGCGAGCTAGCCACCAGTTTGGATAGAATTTCCGACAGCAACAACGAGCACAACGTCCTCAAGCATTTGAGACAACAACGATCTGCATCGCCAAACGCTCGTCCTGTCAAGTCCTTCGGTCACCAGTACCTGAAACCCAACGAGTCGCTGATTCTTATTACTCTGGGCACCACTGACCTGAGAGACAAGACGCCTGCGATCGACTTGAAGCGAGTGCCGTTGTCCAAAGCCCATAGCACCGAACTTGACACTGCGCTATCGATCGTCATCAACGCCAAGAACCTTGACCAGCCGTCGGTACTTTTGGATTTGCCGTTAGATGACAACCACGGAGGTGCCAGCGACCCTATTAGCTTCAAATGCGTCGATAAGGATCCTTTGGACACAGTGATTTTCTTTGACATAGTGCCTACATACCAGTCGGTGGAGGAAAATAgggagaagaagattctGGGCCGTGCAGCTGCTCTGCTAAGGTCTGCGTACACCAAGGTGGGTCCGAATCTGCGGTCGCTGTCGAACTCGATCAGTCTGCCGATCCTGGAGAGCGACACATTGGAGGTGCTTGGAACGATCAAGTTCGAGATCATGCTGATTACGCCGTTCAGACATCCGAAAATGGTGCTCGACAGACCAGAAACCTACTGGAAGTCTTTGGTTTCGTCACGAGTCATTGGTCACCGCGGAAACGGAATGAACAGCCGCGACCGTAAGTCGCTGCAGCTTGGAGAAAACACGGTCGAGTCGTTCATTGCGGCAGCCTCGTTGGGAGCTTCGTATGTCGAGTTCGACGTTCAGCTGACCAAGGATCACGTTCCCGTCGTTTATCATGACTTTTTGGTCGCCGAGTCTGGCATGGACGTTCCTATGCATGCGCTGACTCTCGAGCAGTTCCTTGGACTCAATAACACCGACTCTAATAAGCAGAGCGGCATCAAGGAGAGCAGAGACGACTACTACCTATACAAGAAGTCACGTGGCCGGGCCGCGTCGTTCGAGCCGCGCACGTCAGTTCCTAAGGAGAAGGATGGCGACGACTTCTCGCCCGAGAACGAGCGGATGAAGCTCACCAAGACATGGAAACTCAAACAGTACAAGGGAAATTCACGTGGCTCTTCGATTGCGTCCTCGTTCGTGACGTTGGTGGAGTTGTTCAAGAAAGTGCCGAAAAACGTCGGTTTCAATATCGAGTGCAAATATCCGATGCTGGATGAGGCAGAGCACGAGGACATGGGCCAGATCGCGATCGACCTGAACCACTACGTCGATACAGTGCTAAAAGTGGTGTATGAAAACGCCGATGGAAGAGATATCattttttcgtcgttcCACCCAGACGTCTGTGTGCTGCTCTCTTTGAAACAGCCATCGATCCCGATTTTGTACCTCACGGAGGCGGGAACACAGCCAATGGCCGACGTGCGGGCCAGCTCGCTGCAGAGCGCCATCAGATTCGCCCGCAAATGGAATTTGCTGGGAATCGTGTCTGCTGCCGACACCATTGTGATGTGTCCTAGACTGGCCTCCGTGGTGAAGGCGAGCGGGCTGGTGTGCGTGACGTATGGCGCAGCAAATAACGACCCTGAAAacgccaagctggagatgGCGGCAGGTGTGGATGCCGTCATCGTCGACAGCGTCCTGGCTGTGCGGAAAGAATTGACAAAGACACGAAATGAAGACGTGAGATTGCTTAGTGGCTAA
- a CDS encoding Pyruvate dehydrogenase E1 component subunit alpha, mitochondrial has protein sequence MLRFLSKRAPVRVSPRLARTLATESDIVRIDLPETSFETYELDAPELTFETEKSTLLQMYKDMVIIRRMEMAADALYKAKKIRGFCHLSVGQEAIAVGIENAIDGNDDVITSYRCHGFTYMRGAPVKAVLGELMGKRCGVSYGKGGSMHMYAPGFYGGNGIVGAQVPLGAGLAFAHQYRDKPNCTFTLYGDGAANQGQVFESFNMAKLWNLPCIFACENNKYGMGTSASRSSAMVEYYKRGQYIPGLKVNGMDILAVYQASKFAKDWCISGNGPLVLEYETYRYGGHSMSDPGTTYRTREEVQNMRSRNDPISGLKAHLLEFGIATEDEIKAFDKSARKYVDEQVKEAEISPPPEAKMDILFEDVYVPGSEIPVLRGRIRDDSWSFEKKGFAYK, from the coding sequence ATGCTGAGATTTTTATCCAAGAGAGCTCCGGTTCGTGTCTCTCCCAGACTGGCCAGAACACTGGCCACCGAGTCCGACATTGTGAGAATTGATTTGCCAGAAACCTCATTCGAGACATATGAGTTGGACGCACCAGAGTTGACTTTCGAAACCGAAAAGAGCACTCTGCTCCAAATGTATAAAGACATGGTCATTATCAGAAGAATGGAGATGGCTGCTGACGCCCTTtacaaggccaagaagatcagAGGTTTCTGCCATCTTTCTGTTGGACAAGAGGCCATTGCCGTGGGTATTGAAAATGCCATTGATGGCAATGACGATGTGATTACCTCGTACAGATGCCACGGCTTCACTTACATGAGAGGTGCCCCTGTGAAGGCTGTCCTTGGAGAGCTGATGGGAAAGAGATGTGGCGTCTCGTACGGTAAGGGAGGATCCATGCACATGTATGCCCCAGGATTCTACGGAGGAAACGGTATTGTGGGAGCCCAGGTGCCATTGGGAGCAGGTCTTGCCTTTGCCCACCAATACAGAGACAAACCAAACTGTACGTTCACTTTGTACGGTGATGGTGCCGCCAACCAAGGTCAGGTGTTCGAGTCCTTCAACATGGCCAAGCTGTGGAACCTCCCATGCATTTTCGCTTGTGAAAACAACAAGTACGGTATGGGTACGTCTGCCTCGAGATCCTCTGCCATGGTCGAGTACTACAAGAGAGGTCAATACATTCCTGGTCTGAAGGTCAACGGTATGGACATCCTCGCCGTGTACCAGGCCTCCAAGTTCGCTAAGGACTGGTGTATTTCCGGTAACGGACCGCTGGTGTTGGAATACGAGACCTACAGATACGGAGGACACTCCATGTCTGACCCAGGTACTACCTACAGAACCAGAGAGGAGGTGCAGAACATGAGATCGAGAAACGATCCTATCTCTGGCCTCAAGGCTCATCTTTTGGAGTTCGGCATTGCTACCgaggacgaaatcaagGCCTTTGACAAGTCTGCCAGAAAGTACGTTGACGAGCAAGTTAAGGAGGCAGAGATCTCTCCACCACCTGAGGCCAAAATGGATATCCTGTTCGAAGACGTGTACGTTCCAGGTTCTGAGATTCCAGTTTTGAGAGGAAGAATCAGAGACGACTCGTGGTCTTTCGAGAAGAAAGGCTTTGCCTACAAATAG
- a CDS encoding Protein vip1, which yields MSSTILASGIPLEVSDSEVEEFFNFCGKTKTIATVDKNEKTKTVKVEFVNASAVSTALLLNGAELGGGSIKVIGEGLAKQPIVPTSEVRPAEVSAPASGDIPQEDKPKTTILAEYLSQGYAISDGLVQKAVEFDQKNGISSNFKQFLSNLDAKYHIQDKNQQLLNQANSQLGLDSKIAIGRTKLDSYFDKFKNDKLGSRIHKFYTEVASDAKQVHEEAKRLAELKKAGHESNITPDSTTAQLAAQVPLEESK from the coding sequence ATGTCTTCTACAATTCTTGCTTCCGGCATTCCATTGGAGGTGTCAGACTCCGAGGTGGAggagtttttcaatttctgcGGCAAGACCAAGACGATTGCCACCGTCGACAAGAATGAAAAGACCAAGACGGTCAAGGTGGAGTTTGTGAATGCGAGCGCTGTTTCCACGGCACTGTTATTGAACGGTGCCGAGCTAGGTGGCGGCAGCATCAAGGTCATTGGCGAGGGCCTGGCCAAACAGCCTATTGTGCCGACGAGCGAGGTGAGGCCGGCTGAAGTGAGCGCCCCAGCTAGTGGCGACATTCCGCAGGAAGATAAGCCCAAGACGACGATTTTGGCGGAGTATCTGTCGCAAGGGTATGCCATTTCGGACGGGCTTGTGCAGAAGGCGGTCGAGTTTGACCAGAAGAACGGCATCTCGTCGAACTTCAAGCAATTCCTGTCGAATTTGGACGCCAAGTACCATATCCAGGACAAGAatcagcagctgctgaaccagGCCAACTCGCAGCTTGGTCTGGACAGCAAGATCGCGATTGGCCGCACAAAGCTCGATAGCTACttcgacaagttcaagaacgaCAAGCTGGGCTCGAGAATCCACAAATTCTACACAGAGGTGGCCAGTGACGCGAAACAGGTGCACGAGGAAGCCAAGCGGCTTGCAGAGCTGAAGAAGGCCGGTCACGAGTCGAACATCACGCCAGACTCTACGACTGCCCAGCTGGCAGCCCAGGTTCCGCTGGAAGAGAGTAAGTAA
- a CDS encoding putative ABC1 family protein, mitochondrial precursor encodes MFRLALPIVHKRSIRLALGAGAGVLTAYWCQNSLLNDARVSRGLYKNPLVLSNKNQLVVDSQQPTYEMGLYVASQKELEKESNEIRREQKSRKFTGWFYYIKYWLLDYVWEPVITVTRFVELTSLFIPMFATYPIVFFGKRNKEGDTSGALLWYRLVRHLAELAGASFIKLGQWAASRTDIFSKGLCEELAQLHSNAKSHSFRHTRQIIESTFGGNKLEDVFDEFDPVPIGCGAIAQVYKAKLNKKFAEEDHEQYVAVKVVHPNIEVKIERDLRLMRFFANAIDVIPTMEWLSLPQEVEQFSILMKMQLDLRIEGHNLLKFKEKFPGDEIRFPKPFMNISSRKVLVEQEIKGLSMTKILDLTKGGKHISKEVSDSMIDAFLKMLILDNFIHADLHPGNIFVRFVQRNRKTRETISDELETDQLMARLRKINQASELMAELEKLDKEDYHPQICLIDAGLVTELDDTDRYNFISLFNALSQFDGYQAGTLMIERSKTPGSAIDTEVFKMKVERLVNRVKQRTFTLGSISIGDLLDQMLGMVRSHHVRMDGDFITVIVAILLMEGIGRQLDPDLDLFARSLPILRKLSFQDGKLILQNSDKLHMLKIWMTLEARQFVNASVHDVYRLVKSDGLCPDY; translated from the exons ATGTTCCGCCTAGCGCTGCCAATTGTGCACAAGCGCAGCATCCGACTGGCTCTTGGAGCCGGAGCCGGCGTGCTGACCGCGTACTGGTGCCAGAATTCGCTCTTGAATGACGCAAGGGTGTCCAGAGGCCTGTACAAAAACCCTCTAGTTTTGAGCAACAAAAACCAGCTAGTGGTAGACTCTCAGCAGCCAACCTACGAGATGGGACTCTATGTTGCCTCGCaaaaggagctggaaaaggaaTCCAACGAGATCCGGCGCGAGCAGAAGAGCCGCAAATTTACCGGCTGGTTCTACTACATCAAGTACTGGCTGCTAGACTATGTCTGGGAGCCGGTGATTACTGTCACGCGGTTTGTGGAGCTCACGTCTCTATTTATACCCATGTTTGCGACCTACCCGATAgttttctttggcaaacGCAATAAGGAGGGCGACACATCGGGAGCGTTGCTATGGTATCGGCTGGTTCGTCATTTGGCAGAGCTTGCCGGGGCCTCCTTCATCAAGCTTGGTCAATGGGCCGCCTCGCGTACCGATATATTTTCCAAAGGTCTGTGTGAGGAGCTGGCTCAATTGCACTCCAATGCAAAGTCCCACTCGTTCCGCCACACCAGACAGATAATCGAGAGCACCTTTGGCGggaacaagctggaggacgtgtttgacgagtttgaTCCCGTGCCCATTGGCTGTGGAGCCATTGCGCAAGTGTACAAGGCgaagctgaacaagaagTTTGCCGAGGAGGACCACGAACAATACGTTGCTGTCAAGGTTGTGCATCCAAACATTGAGGTCAAAATCGAGAGAGACCTGCGCCTTATGCGGTTCTTTGCGAACGCGATAGACGTTATTCCTACCATGGAATGGCTCTCTTTACCGCAGGAGGTGGAACAGTTCTCTATATTGATGAAAATGCAGCTGGACCTCAGAATAGAGGGCCACAACTTGCTGAAGTTCAAGGAAAAGTTCCCTGGCGACGAGATCCGATTCCCTAAGCCGTTCATGAATATCAGTTCGCGGAAAGTGCTCGTGGAACAGGAAATCAAAGGCCTCTCGATGACAAAGATACTGGACCTCACCAAAGGAGGCAAGCACATTTCTAAAGAGGTCAGCGACAGCATGATAGACGCGTTCCTCAAGATGCTTATTTTAGACAACTTTATTCATGCCGACTTGCACCCGGGCAATATTTTTGTTCGCTTTGTGCAGCGGAATAGAAAGACGCGCGAGACGATCtcggacgagctggaaacagACCAGCTGATGGCTCGTCTGCGCAAGATCAACCAAGCGTCTGAACTGATGgcagagctcgaaaaattAGACAAAGAGGACTACCACCCTCAAATATGTCTGATCGACGCGGGTCTGGTGACAGAGCTCGATGACACCGATAGATACAACTTCATCTCTCTGTTCAATGCCCTGTCGCAGTTTGACGGCTACCAGGCAGGCACGCTGATGATAGAACgctcaaaaacaccagGATCGGCCATTGACACGGAAGTGTTCAAGATGAAGGTAGAGAGACTCGTCAATAGAGTGAAACAGCGGACATTCACACTGGGATCGATATCAATTGGAGACTTGCTAGACCAAATGCTCGGCATGGTGCGGTCGCACCATGTCCGCATGGACGGGGACTTCATCACGGTGATAGTAGCAATATTGCTCATGGAAGGTATAGGACGCCAACTGGACCCGGACCTTGACCTTTTTGCCAG ATCGTTGCCAATCTTGCGGAAACTTAGTTTCCAGGATGGTAAACTAATACTACAGAACAGCGACAAGCTGCACATGCTTAAGATCTGGATGACGCTCGAGGCCAGACAGTTTGTCAACGCATCCGTGCACGAT GTTTACCGTCTCGTCAAGAGCGACGGCCTCTGTCCGGACTATTAg